In Zingiber officinale cultivar Zhangliang chromosome 1A, Zo_v1.1, whole genome shotgun sequence, a genomic segment contains:
- the LOC122009509 gene encoding fatty-acid-binding protein 1-like, with amino-acid sequence MGSLRFPFPFPPPEKPPPDGLSFRRVAVTITAAAAVAAGAGLTLSASLKQSAAALRKPCNDDDASHLWAASVSLDGGPQRPAMYVDPKSNVEFPMVIEGEKRLLSVGTRLWRPYFNFGSIRYVFGVYADGFDVKRLSKKYGSFSASELKVNKDFIADILDQDLRITIIFKKARNNLSMRSLRYEFQKYVGESLRKFSGSDSKELLQRFTSLLRDDYKITKESFLEVSRDHGHVLQVRFNGKEVGKIPSKLLCKAMFDAHFGPDAFDKDAREEVKSRLISMLHERSDR; translated from the exons ATGGGCTCTCTCCGTTTCCCCTTCCCATTTCCTCCGCCGGAGAAGCCGCCGCCTGATGGACTTTCCTTCCGCCGCGTCGCGGTGACCATCACAGCTGCAGCGGCCGTTGCAGCCGGAGCAGGTCTAACCCTCTCCGCCTCCCTCAAGCAAAGCGCGGCCGCCCTCCGCAAGCCTTGCAACGACGACGACGCTTCCCATCTCTGGGCTGCCTCCGTCTCCCTCGACGGAGGCCCCCAGCGGCCGGCGATGTATGTCGATCCGAAGAGCAATGTCGAGTTTCCGATGGTTATCGAGGGCGAGAAGCGGCTCTTGAGTGTCGGAACGCGGCTCTGGAGACCGTATTTTAACTTCGGATCCATAAGATACGTCTTTG GTGTTTATGCTGACGGTTTCGATGTCAAACGATTGAGCAAGAAATACGGTTCCTTTTCAGCTTCTGAACTGAAAGTAAATAAAGATTTCATTGCCGATATACTCGATCAGGATCTACGCATCACGATTATATTTAAGAAAGCTCGTAATAATCTGAGCATGAGATCTCTACGGTATGAATTTCAGAAATACGTGGGGGAAAGCCTCCGGAAGTTTAGTGGATCCGACTCCAAAGAGTTGCTACAAAG GTTTACTTCTTTGCTTAGAGACGACTATAAGATCACAAAGGAATCTTTTCTGGAAGTATCAAGGGACCATGGTCATGTTCTTCAAGTACGAT TTAATGGAAAAGAAGTGGGGAAAATACCAAGCAAGCTCTTGTGCAAAGCTATGTTCGATGCGCATTTTGGCCCAGATGCTTTCGACAAGGATGCTCGAGAAGAAGTCAAGTCTCGTTTGATTTCCATGCTCCATGAGAGATCTGATCGTTGA